One Natrinema marinum genomic window carries:
- a CDS encoding uracil-DNA glycosylase, producing MDEACRNCPALCETRTQVVHGYGDVGADFLFVGERPTARADETGVPFAGAGGSDGDGGLRRMLERLGLCAVDSPAERPELENVYLTTLTRCRDPERGPTDEEVDNCEPFLNAEIRMINPEILVPVGERTLAELGTEYTTTPVDDLTLPEDHAQRIRGRGFELVPMIDPRDQTDDQTQAWLEAFVELMASDYRQTKGRRER from the coding sequence ATGGACGAGGCGTGTCGGAACTGTCCGGCGCTGTGCGAGACGCGCACGCAGGTCGTCCACGGCTACGGTGACGTGGGCGCGGACTTCCTGTTCGTCGGCGAGCGGCCCACGGCGCGGGCCGACGAGACCGGCGTCCCTTTCGCTGGCGCAGGCGGCAGCGACGGCGACGGTGGGCTACGACGCATGCTCGAGCGACTCGGCCTCTGTGCTGTCGACTCGCCGGCCGAGCGCCCCGAACTCGAGAACGTCTATCTGACGACCCTCACCCGCTGTCGCGACCCCGAGCGGGGGCCGACCGACGAGGAGGTCGACAACTGCGAACCCTTCCTCAACGCCGAAATCAGGATGATCAACCCCGAGATCCTCGTCCCCGTCGGTGAGCGCACGCTCGCCGAACTGGGAACCGAGTACACGACGACGCCGGTCGACGACCTCACGCTCCCCGAGGACCACGCACAGCGAATCCGCGGCCGCGGCTTCGAACTCGTCCCGATGATCGACCCTCGCGACCAGACGGACGACCAGACGCAGGCGTGGCTCGAGGCGTTCGTCGAACTGATGGCGTCGGATTATCGGCAGACGAAAGGGCGGCGAGAACGCTGA
- a CDS encoding helix-hairpin-helix domain-containing protein, with protein MTNATTPIEATFELQRRSIKHGQQLLEQSLEIQENAAERFLRTGFAAQRSAQRQATELARAFFDAQLEAFESALDEDRYDVRSSVDEQFEEGAEGTMQLLNGQFEQSAKLTQQLLHVQFDALESALDGDGPNMRTVVEAQFDELERTQDAALEVLESRFLRAVDELTDQQHHVLVESTESLLDAQLETEHQTINGVRSVEESVELAQQQTEDIAETTRQGTQEPAGEAAAATEEIAIETTSAVETATERETDANEQRVQRIDGVGQTYAQRLSDAGIESVADLADAAVDHVAEAAEISADRATEWIETAQSRE; from the coding sequence ATGACAAACGCAACGACCCCCATCGAAGCGACGTTCGAGTTGCAACGCCGGTCGATCAAGCACGGCCAGCAACTGCTCGAGCAGAGCCTCGAGATCCAAGAGAACGCGGCCGAGAGATTCCTCCGGACCGGCTTCGCAGCCCAGCGAAGCGCACAGCGTCAGGCGACGGAACTCGCTCGAGCGTTCTTCGATGCGCAACTCGAGGCGTTCGAGTCGGCGCTCGACGAGGACCGATACGACGTTCGATCGAGCGTCGACGAGCAGTTCGAAGAAGGGGCTGAGGGAACCATGCAACTGCTGAACGGCCAGTTCGAGCAGAGCGCGAAACTGACCCAGCAGCTCCTTCACGTCCAGTTCGACGCCCTCGAGTCGGCACTCGACGGGGACGGGCCCAACATGCGGACGGTCGTCGAAGCCCAGTTCGACGAGCTCGAACGAACGCAGGACGCAGCCTTGGAAGTGCTCGAGTCGAGGTTCCTCCGGGCGGTCGACGAACTGACCGACCAGCAACATCACGTTCTGGTGGAATCGACCGAATCACTCCTGGACGCACAGCTGGAAACCGAACACCAGACCATCAACGGGGTTCGCAGCGTCGAAGAGAGTGTCGAACTGGCCCAACAACAGACCGAGGATATCGCCGAGACGACCCGACAGGGCACGCAGGAGCCGGCCGGCGAAGCCGCCGCGGCGACCGAAGAGATAGCCATCGAAACGACGAGCGCGGTCGAAACGGCGACCGAACGAGAAACCGATGCAAACGAGCAGAGGGTACAGCGCATCGACGGCGTCGGGCAGACGTACGCCCAGCGACTCTCGGACGCGGGCATCGAGAGCGTCGCCGACCTCGCGGACGCGGCGGTGGACCACGTCGCCGAGGCCGCAGAGATCTCGGCCGACCGCGCCACGGAGTGGATCGAAACGGCCCAGTCCCGAGAGTGA
- a CDS encoding Mrp/NBP35 family ATP-binding protein — MDEAAVRDRLRGVDDPELGDDIVSLGLVNDISVDGDEVHVDLALGAPYSPAESDIAADVRRVLTDAGLEPELTASVPDRDDLTNDEQVLPNVKNVIAVASGKGGVGKSTVAVNLAAGLSQLGARVGLFDADVYGPNVPRMVDADEPPMATEDETLVPPEKYGVKLMSMAFLTGEDDPVIWRGPMVHKVITQLTEDVEWGHLDYLVVDLPPGTGDTQLTMLQTMPVTGAVIVTTPQDVALDDARKGLEMFAKHDTVVLGIAENMSTFACPDCGGEHDIFGSGGGEAFAEEHELPFLGSIPLDPAVREGGDGGKPTVLKDGDGTSDALRTITENVANNTGIVHRQGISQTRRSEAASPDR, encoded by the coding sequence ATGGACGAAGCCGCCGTTCGCGACCGCCTTCGGGGGGTCGACGATCCCGAACTCGGCGACGACATCGTTTCGCTCGGACTCGTCAACGACATCAGCGTCGATGGCGACGAGGTCCACGTCGATCTCGCGCTCGGTGCACCCTACTCGCCGGCCGAGAGCGACATCGCCGCGGACGTTCGCCGTGTGCTGACCGACGCGGGTCTCGAGCCGGAGCTCACCGCGAGCGTGCCCGACCGGGACGATCTCACGAACGACGAACAGGTGTTGCCGAACGTCAAGAACGTCATCGCCGTCGCCTCCGGCAAGGGCGGCGTGGGCAAATCGACCGTCGCGGTCAACCTCGCGGCGGGGCTCTCGCAGTTGGGTGCCCGCGTCGGCCTCTTCGACGCCGACGTCTACGGCCCGAACGTCCCGCGGATGGTCGACGCCGACGAGCCGCCGATGGCCACCGAGGACGAGACCCTCGTGCCGCCCGAGAAGTACGGCGTGAAGCTCATGAGCATGGCCTTCCTCACGGGCGAGGACGACCCCGTCATCTGGCGCGGCCCGATGGTCCACAAGGTCATCACGCAACTCACCGAGGACGTCGAGTGGGGCCACCTCGACTACCTCGTGGTCGACCTGCCGCCGGGGACCGGCGACACCCAGCTGACGATGCTCCAGACCATGCCCGTCACCGGCGCGGTCATCGTCACAACGCCCCAAGACGTGGCGCTAGACGACGCTCGCAAGGGCCTCGAGATGTTCGCCAAACACGACACCGTCGTCCTGGGGATCGCCGAGAACATGTCGACGTTCGCCTGTCCCGACTGCGGCGGCGAACACGATATCTTCGGCTCCGGCGGCGGGGAGGCCTTCGCCGAGGAACACGAACTCCCCTTCCTCGGCTCGATCCCGCTCGATCCGGCCGTCCGCGAGGGCGGCGATGGCGGGAAGCCCACCGTGTTGAAAGACGGTGACGGCACCAGCGACGCCCTCCGGACGATCACGGAAAACGTCGCGAACAACACCGGGATCGTCCACCGACAGGGGATCTCGCAGACGCGCCGGAGCGAAGCCGCATCGCCCGATCGATGA
- a CDS encoding translation initiation factor eIF-2B, producing MIDETAEEIREMQTHSSSVVAANAARALEELTEREFATVEEYVRALERNGSVLRRANPSHASLQNAVREVVDDVTDADLDSVEAARRLTSEKIEDVVTRIESGKRLAAENAVEHLTDGATLLTHDYSSTVLEALEQATAAGKTFEVYVTEARPRYLGRKTARTLADVDGVEATLLADSAHGIYLEECDRVVVGMDCIVDDTLYNRVGTFPIAATAAQVDVPVTVLGSASKIVSEGFVFENEFRPGSEVMAEPADGFDVKNPAYDATPTALLESVITDEGRQEF from the coding sequence ATGATCGACGAGACGGCCGAGGAAATCCGTGAGATGCAGACCCACAGCTCCTCGGTGGTGGCGGCGAACGCCGCGCGCGCCCTCGAGGAGCTGACCGAGCGGGAGTTCGCCACCGTCGAGGAGTACGTCCGCGCGCTCGAGCGCAACGGCTCGGTCCTGCGGCGAGCCAACCCTTCCCATGCCTCGCTGCAAAACGCCGTCCGCGAGGTGGTCGACGATGTGACCGACGCCGACCTGGACAGCGTGGAGGCGGCCCGCCGGCTCACCAGCGAGAAGATCGAAGACGTCGTCACGCGGATCGAATCCGGCAAGCGACTCGCGGCCGAAAACGCCGTCGAGCACCTCACGGACGGCGCGACGCTGCTGACTCACGACTACTCTTCGACGGTGCTCGAGGCCCTCGAGCAGGCGACCGCGGCCGGCAAGACGTTCGAGGTCTACGTCACCGAGGCCCGGCCCCGGTACCTGGGGCGCAAGACCGCCCGGACGCTGGCCGACGTGGACGGCGTCGAGGCGACGCTGCTGGCCGACAGCGCCCACGGGATCTATCTCGAGGAGTGCGACCGCGTCGTCGTCGGCATGGACTGTATCGTCGACGACACCCTCTACAACCGCGTCGGCACGTTTCCGATCGCGGCGACGGCCGCCCAGGTGGACGTGCCGGTCACCGTCCTCGGCTCGGCGTCGAAGATCGTCAGCGAGGGGTTCGTCTTCGAGAACGAGTTCCGGCCGGGCAGCGAAGTGATGGCCGAACCCGCCGACGGCTTCGACGTGAAAAACCCCGCCTACGACGCGACGCCGACGGCGTTGCTCGAGAGCGTGATCACCGACGAGGGGCGACAGGAGTTCTGA
- a CDS encoding ThuA domain-containing protein: protein MAAVTIWNEYRHERADDEVAAVYPDGIHAAIADALADEHTVRTATLDDPDHGLTDAVLTSTDVLVWWGHEAHDEVADVIVDRVQERVLEGMGLVALHSSHYAKIFKRLMGTTCSLQYREDGGTERLWIVDPGHPIADGLAESIELPRTEMYGEPFDVPEPDRQVFVSWFEGGEVFRSGCCYRRGSGRIFYFRPGHETYPIYENEDVRRVLRNAVAWASPTDGSPRAFGERD, encoded by the coding sequence ATGGCAGCAGTCACGATCTGGAACGAGTACCGACACGAGCGAGCGGACGACGAGGTTGCGGCCGTCTATCCCGACGGGATCCATGCGGCGATCGCCGATGCGCTCGCCGACGAGCACACGGTCCGAACCGCCACGCTCGACGATCCCGATCACGGCCTCACCGACGCAGTGCTCACATCGACCGACGTGCTGGTGTGGTGGGGCCACGAAGCCCACGACGAGGTCGCCGACGTAATCGTCGACCGGGTCCAGGAGCGCGTCCTCGAGGGGATGGGCCTGGTCGCGCTTCACTCGAGCCACTACGCGAAGATCTTCAAGCGACTCATGGGGACGACGTGTAGCCTGCAGTACCGCGAGGATGGCGGGACCGAGCGCCTGTGGATCGTCGATCCGGGTCATCCGATCGCCGACGGGCTCGCGGAGTCGATCGAACTCCCCCGGACGGAGATGTACGGCGAGCCGTTCGACGTGCCCGAGCCCGATCGGCAGGTGTTCGTCAGCTGGTTCGAAGGCGGCGAGGTGTTCCGCAGCGGCTGTTGCTACCGGCGCGGCAGCGGGCGCATCTTCTACTTTCGGCCGGGCCACGAGACGTATCCGATCTACGAGAACGAGGACGTTCGCCGGGTGCTCCGCAACGCGGTCGCGTGGGCCAGCCCGACGGACGGCTCGCCGCGAGCGTTCGGCGAACGGGACTGA
- a CDS encoding Gfo/Idh/MocA family protein gives MNGEEIGVGVVGLGGMGTLHAQSVRDLGADVVAGADLVPEQRERFAAEFDAATYETHEDLVVDDAVDAVIVTTPNRFHEPITVAALEAGRDVLVEKPLAHTLESAERIAAAAARADGICMVGFHNRHAASMAMFDEHHARGRFGDLTHVEANYVRRRGVPGPGSWFTDPELAGGGALLDIGVHALDLALYALDFPEITEVSGVARTTFGPQAEYADPDGFGDNWNAEAETYEVDDSVSAFIRTAEGQTISLEAAWATNREGSMDFRVRGTRAGAQFDIGDTDLRILEAGTAGCDHYADVEMTGDTAMTGYAEQDAAFLAAIAAGTTPESNTIEEALTVQRVIDAIYRSSETGRATTVREAEIELEQTTRIK, from the coding sequence ATGAACGGTGAGGAGATCGGCGTCGGCGTCGTCGGTCTCGGTGGAATGGGGACGCTCCACGCACAAAGCGTCCGCGACCTCGGCGCTGATGTCGTCGCGGGCGCGGACCTCGTCCCGGAGCAACGCGAGCGGTTCGCCGCCGAGTTCGACGCGGCGACCTACGAGACCCACGAGGACCTCGTCGTCGACGACGCGGTCGACGCCGTCATCGTGACGACGCCGAACCGGTTTCACGAACCGATCACCGTCGCCGCACTCGAGGCCGGCCGCGACGTACTCGTCGAGAAGCCCCTCGCGCACACCTTAGAGAGCGCCGAACGCATCGCCGCGGCGGCGGCCAGAGCCGACGGGATCTGTATGGTCGGCTTCCACAACCGCCACGCGGCGTCGATGGCTATGTTCGACGAACACCACGCCCGCGGTCGCTTCGGCGACCTGACCCACGTCGAGGCGAACTACGTCCGCCGACGCGGCGTCCCCGGTCCCGGCTCCTGGTTCACCGATCCGGAACTCGCCGGCGGCGGAGCGCTCCTCGATATCGGCGTCCACGCCCTCGATCTCGCCCTCTACGCGCTCGACTTTCCCGAGATCACCGAGGTCAGCGGCGTCGCCCGGACGACGTTCGGGCCCCAAGCGGAGTACGCCGACCCCGACGGCTTCGGCGACAACTGGAACGCCGAGGCCGAGACATACGAGGTCGACGACTCCGTCAGCGCTTTCATCCGCACCGCCGAGGGACAGACCATCTCCCTCGAGGCCGCGTGGGCGACGAACCGCGAAGGGAGCATGGACTTCCGCGTGCGCGGCACGCGGGCCGGCGCCCAGTTCGACATCGGCGACACCGACCTGCGGATCCTCGAAGCTGGCACCGCCGGCTGCGACCACTACGCCGACGTGGAGATGACCGGCGACACCGCGATGACCGGCTACGCCGAACAGGACGCAGCGTTCCTCGCGGCCATCGCCGCCGGCACGACGCCGGAGAGCAACACCATCGAGGAGGCCCTGACCGTCCAGCGCGTCATCGACGCGATCTACCGCTCGAGCGAGACCGGTCGAGCGACGACGGTGAGAGAGGCCGAGATCGAACTCGAGCAGACGACGCGAATCAAGTAG
- the psmB gene encoding archaeal proteasome endopeptidase complex subunit beta: MRTPTHDSDFSRTVDQLADDPNPYEPEIGSLPENDLTRADLENVNKTGTTTIGISTADGVVIATDMRASLGGRFVSNKNVQKVEQIHPTGALTLVGSVGGAQSFISSLRAEVNLYEARRGEDMSIDALATLAGNFARGGPFFAIHPILGGVDEEGSHVYSIDPAGGVMEDDYTVTGSGMQLAYGHLEQAYEPDMSNEEAKTVAARGIKSAVERDTGSGNGVFLCEITDEGVDIHGHHDFDDVL; the protein is encoded by the coding sequence ATGCGCACGCCCACACACGACTCCGACTTCTCCCGGACGGTCGACCAGTTGGCCGACGATCCGAACCCCTACGAGCCGGAGATCGGCTCCCTCCCGGAGAACGATCTGACGCGGGCCGACCTCGAGAACGTCAACAAGACCGGAACGACGACGATCGGCATCTCGACGGCCGACGGCGTCGTCATCGCGACGGACATGCGCGCCAGCCTCGGCGGCCGCTTCGTCTCGAACAAGAACGTCCAGAAGGTCGAACAGATCCACCCGACCGGCGCACTGACCCTCGTCGGCAGTGTCGGCGGCGCCCAGTCGTTCATCTCGAGTCTCCGCGCCGAGGTCAACCTCTACGAGGCCCGCCGCGGCGAGGACATGAGCATCGACGCGCTCGCGACGCTGGCGGGCAACTTCGCCCGCGGTGGCCCGTTCTTCGCCATCCACCCGATTCTGGGCGGCGTCGACGAGGAGGGCAGCCACGTCTACAGCATCGACCCCGCCGGCGGCGTCATGGAAGACGACTACACCGTCACCGGCTCCGGCATGCAACTCGCCTACGGTCACCTAGAGCAGGCCTACGAACCAGACATGTCCAACGAGGAAGCGAAGACGGTCGCCGCTCGCGGCATCAAATCGGCCGTCGAGCGCGATACCGGCTCCGGTAACGGCGTCTTCCTCTGTGAGATCACCGACGAGGGCGTCGATATCCACGGCCACCACGACTTCGACGACGTGCTGTAA